The Rouxiella sp. WC2420 region CTGAGAAAACAGCCGCTGTTTATTTGATATTTATGCCGACGGACAAACTGAATCAACAGATTTTGATTAATAATATACAGCAGCAAAGCTGGTTACGTAGCGATACCTTAGACTCCTGGCCTTTATCATTCCATCCCAAAGAGCAGTGGAGTAATAAGATGTAGCTCATTCGCTATCTTGATACCTTGTCGAATGTTATTGACTCCCATTTTTTTAAGCGCATTGCCGGTATGAAATTTCACTGTAGGTAGTTTTATATCAAGTATTGTTGCTATCTCATTATAAGTTTTGCCCAGACTGGCATAATAAAGGACTTCATTTTCACGTTTTGAAAACACTTGAGAGATGTCGTCCTTATCGGCAACCACCGGCGTGTCATTATAAAGTGAGATCAGTTTGTCGTGGACTTTCAGCAACAACATTTGCAGATGCTCTTTGTGTGCGTCAAAGATAAAATCCGAATGGCTTTTATCTTGTGCGTTGGTCATTAATGAAAGTATGGAAAGATTATTGCTGGGGTCGTGAACCATAAAAGTGTAGCCGCTGATAATATTGTAATTTTTAGCTATATTAAAAACTTTTGGCAGTTTCATACTGTAATTTATCATGATATTCTCATCCCATGAGAAAGGCAGGACGTGATTTAATGCTGTAATTAGTACGGGGTCAGTAAGCTGATATTTATTTTTGGCATAGAGCTCGAACCAGGCATCTTTATTAGTAATGATTGTGAGATCTATGGGGTTTTTTTTATTCATTATTCCATAGGCATAGTGAATTCCTTGATAAATGCTTAATTGTTCATTCAGCGTTTTTTTAATTTCTTCATTAATGGCCAAGTTCTTAAAGCTAGAATGTCTCATTATGAAAGCCTATTGAATAAATATATTGAAACTATAATCTATTTCCAGGTGCGAAAGAACAAGAAATTTCATGGTTTTAAAAAATCAAATAAAAATTTACGACCTGATGTTAAATGTTAATTAAATTGATGCCAGTAATTAGATTGTTATTGGAAAATAGTCATCACAATGAAAAGCACTGTATGCTGCCAAACTAAAAATTTAGGCGGCGA contains the following coding sequences:
- a CDS encoding autoinducer binding domain-containing protein; translation: MRHSSFKNLAINEEIKKTLNEQLSIYQGIHYAYGIMNKKNPIDLTIITNKDAWFELYAKNKYQLTDPVLITALNHVLPFSWDENIMINYSMKLPKVFNIAKNYNIISGYTFMVHDPSNNLSILSLMTNAQDKSHSDFIFDAHKEHLQMLLLKVHDKLISLYNDTPVVADKDDISQVFSKRENEVLYYASLGKTYNEIATILDIKLPTVKFHTGNALKKMGVNNIRQGIKIANELHLITPLLFGME